A stretch of the Solanum dulcamara chromosome 6, daSolDulc1.2, whole genome shotgun sequence genome encodes the following:
- the LOC129891206 gene encoding suppressor of mec-8 and unc-52 protein homolog 2, protein MSSSKRNHKEKIVRRNKEEKVEEPELPKYRDRAKERREDQNPDYELTEFGAFHAVAPPGNVDLLSADAQKLSIEKSKYLGGDVEHTHLVKGLDYALLHKVRSEIDKKPEADDEAFEGKPKGVKEDHQLSFRTATAKSVYQWIIKPQTVIKTNEMFLPGRMAFIFNMDSGYSNDIPTTLHRSKADCPVLEEMVTVSVDGSVLDRIAKIMSYLRLGSSGKVLKKKKKEKDGKGKTVISNGYDEISKLDTSKSQIDKETVPPSAQLPKKNHSERRENQGPAVARPEEEDIFIGEGVDYSIPAGDMGQSPVSEDMEESPRNKERTSYFSEPAYGPVPPSEPSHDWQHANGYDAVQAQALAGVYQPEWQEYPYSEQLAYPEQYLQQNYDMQAGVDVLQDPQIMTQEEKDRGLGSVFKRDDQRLLQLRERDAREKDPNFISESYSECYPGYQEYNREIVDSDDEADLSKMDMGGRAKGRLHRWDFETEEEWATYNEQKEAMPKAAFQFGVKMQDGRKTRKQNKDQKLTNELHKINKILTRKKMEKDKGEALEDGEIQPGKKQRV, encoded by the exons ATGTCTTCCTCCAAGCGAAATCACAAGGAAAAGATTGTTCGTCGCAACAA AGAAGAGAAGGTTGAAGAACCGGAGTTACCCAAGTACAGAGACAGAGCTAAAGAAAGGAGAGAAGATCAAAATCCTGATTATGAACTCACTGAATTCGGCGCTTTTCACGCTGTCGCTCCTCCCGGCAATGTTGATCTTCT CTCTGCTGATGCTCAGAAATTATCTATTGAGAAGAGCAAGTATCTTGGAG GTGATGTGGAACATACACATTTGGTTAAAGGGTTAGATTATGCTTTACTTCACAAAGTGAGAAGTGAAATAGATAAGAAGCCGGAAGCTGATGATGAGGCGTTTGAAGGAAAACCTAA AGGTGTAAAGGAAGATCATCAATTGTCATTCCGCACTGCAACTGCCAAG TCAGTGTACCAATGGATAATCAAGCCTCAGACTGTTATAAAGACTAATGAAATGTTTCTTCCTGGACGGATggcttttatttttaatatg GATAGTGGATACTCCAATGATATTCCTACAACTCTACACAGAAGCAAAGCTGACTGTCCAGTCCTCGAG GAAATGGTTACGGTCAGTGTTGATGGTTCTGTTCTAGACCGAATAGCTAAAATCATGTCCTATCTCCGTCTTGGATCATCAGGAAAAGTtctcaagaagaagaagaaggaaaaggaTGGCAAAG GGAAGACAGTTATATCCAATGGTTATGACGAAATATCAAAGTTGGATACATCAAAGAGCCAAATTGATAAAGAAACTGTGCCTCCATCTGCACAACTTCCTAAAAAGAACCATTCAGAAAGAAGAGAGAATCAGGGACCTGCTGTTGCTAGACCTGAAGAAGAAGATATCTTCATAGGGGAAGGCGTTGACTACTCCATTCCTGCTGGAGATATGGGTCAAAGCCCTGTATCGGAGGACATGGAAGAATCTCCTCGAAACAAAGAGAGGACCTCATATTTCAGTGAACCTGCCTATGGCCCAGTACCTCCATCTGAGCCTTCTCATGATTGGCAACATGCG AATGGATATGATGCAGTGCAAGCACAAGCGCTAGCTGGTGTTTACCAACCAGAGTGGCAAGAATATCCGTATTCTGAACAGCTGGCTTATCCTGAGCAATATCTCCAGCAGAATTATGATATGCAAGCTGGTGTTGACGTTCTTCAGGATCCACAGATTATGACTCAAGAAGAAAAGGATAGAGGCCTAGGGTCAGTATTCAAGAGGGATGATCAGAGGCTTCTACAACTGAGAGAGAGAGATGCCAGAGAGAAGGATCCTAACTTTATTTCTGAAAGCTATTCGGAGTGCTATCCTGGTTACCAAGAGTACAATCGTGAGATTGTTGACAGTGATGATGAAGCTGATTTGTCAAAAATGGACATGGGTGGACGC GCAAAAGGTCGGCTTCATCGTTGGGACTTTGAGACAGAAGAGGAGTGGGCGACATACAATGAGCAGAAGGAAGCAATGCCCAAAGCTGCATTCCAGTTTGGAGTGAAGATGCAGGATGGTAGAAAGACgaggaaacaaaacaaagaccaGAAGCTTACCAATGAACTGCATAAGATAAACAAAATACTCACCAGAAAGAAGATGGAGAAAGACAAAGGTGAAGCGCTTGAGGATGGTGAAATACAACCTGGAAAGAAGCAGCGTGTATGA